In Vibrio fluvialis, the DNA window CAAAAAGAATCAGGGATTGCAGGAAATTGCTGAACAGTTAGGTCGTATGGCCAGCGATATTGATGATCCGGATCTTAATCGTGCGCCAGCCGAAGAGCTGCAAATGGTGGAAGAGAAATCTGATGAGGCGACCGATGACATCGTCGGCATTCATGAAAGTGACGATTTAAACAAGCTGCTGCCCAACGAAACCATGTTTCTGGCTTATCCTGAGCTGGAAGTGGTGTTCTACAAACATTTGGTCGACAAACGTTTGATGAACTATCGCATGCAGGGTAAATCACGCACGCTGCGCAAAGTGCGTGCTCACCGGCCGGATAACAAGCAGGCCGATATTGAGAAAGGTCCGTTCATTGTGTGTGTTGATGCTTCCGGTTCGATGAACGGGTTTCCTGAGCAATGCGCCAAAGCGATGGCTTATGCCCTGATGCAGATTGCGCTGGCCGAAGATCGCGACTGCTTTGTGATGCTGTTTTCGACTGAACACATTACCTATGAACTGACCCGACAGGACGGTCTGCGTGAAGCGAGCGATTTTCTCAGTTACGCGTTTCACGGCGGCACCGATCTTGAACCTGTGATGCTCAAATCCATTGAGTTGATGGAGGGGGGCCGCTACAAAAACGCCGATATGGTGGTGATTTCCGATTTCATCGCGCCAAAACAGGACGAAGAAATTCTGGCCAAAGTACAGCTTCTGAAGCAGAAAAAGAACCGCTTTCATGCCATCAGTTTGTCCAAATATGGCAACCCTGAGCTGATGAGTATGTTTGATCACTGCTGGCACTATCATCCTAATCTGGTCGGGCGCTTAATGCGCAAGTGGTGAGATAACGCGTTTCAGGCGGCTTGAGCGCTGAAGAACTGGTCAATCTGGTGTAAATCTCAGCAGGCAAACTAAAAAAGTATTTTTTTGTTTGACTCTCGTCGCTCAATCCGTAAAGTGTGCAGCGAACGCAACGGGGAACGCCCCGAATGATGTTCAAGGTAAGGCGCGTTGGCAGAGTGGCCATGCAGCGGATTGCAAATCCGTGAACCTCGGTTCGACTCCGGGACGCGCCTCCATTCTCTCCTTGAATATCAATTCCTAGCCAGCTTAATGCTGGTTTTTTTATGCCTGAAATTCGGCGCTTCACGGATTCTTGTTTGAATACGACGACCCGCTAAAGGTCGAATCGCCGTATTGTCTTTACTTCTCTGCCTGCGACTCACTATCAAAGTAATCTTTCACTGCTTGCGCCTGGTTCGCATCAATTTGCATTTGCGGCCAACGTTTGGCTTTATTGATCACCATGTTGAGGTAGTCGCTATCTGGCGCCAGTTGGCTACCGAGCCTAGAGTTGAGTGCCTGATAATTGGCAACGACTTGGTCACGGTTCAATTTGCCCGGTGAGAGATCCAACTGATAGCCGCGAAACAGCCACTGCAACCCTTGATAAACCGCCGGATGATAGACCGAGTGGTGATCGTCGTTTTCGTAGTAGTGGAAAGTGACATCCAGATTGGCTGCCGGGTGAGCGTTGACGCTCTCAGCGAAGGCTTTGAGATGATCGCGGTGAAAGGCTGAGCGGCCAAAACCTGGCGTGTAGGGGTTATTGGCGACGGCGATGTACAGCGAAGAGCGGTGTTTGAGCGGCGTAATCAACGCATGTTCAATGCGCTGATAGTTGCTTGGGTAGTCAAACCATAGGCTGGCATCAATGGAGATATAGCCCTGAAAAGCGCCTTTGTCGCGCGCCACAGAGTCGAGTGCGAGCAGCCCGCCTAAAGAGTGCCCCACTAACAGGTTGGGTGCAGTGGTACGAAATTGGCGTTCAATGTCTGGGCGCAGTTCCTGAGTCAGATATTGCAGGAATTTAGGTCCGCCTCCGGTATGCGCATAGCTCGGACCTGCTGATTCGCCATTGGGGAGTTGAGTGGTATGGCTGGGGGTGTAATCACGCATACGATCCGTATTGTGTATGGCGACGATGATCATCGCCGGTATCGCAGGCGTCAGGCCGGAACGAAATGAATGGACGATCCCCGCAACCTGCAACAGGCGCTGATCGCCATCGAGCAGATACAGTACCGGAAAATGCTGATTGGGATAGCGAGCATACTCTTGTGGTAAATAGACGCTGTATTGGCGGTCTTCGTTGAGCAGCGACGAGTGATGAGTGTATAGCTGAGCGTAGTTGAGCGGAGCTGATTGGGCAGATGACAAGCTCAGCAAGGCGGCGAACGTCGTGATGATTTTCTTCATAAACAGATGGGTTCCAGTGTAAATCAGTGCGAAAACCCAATCGGAGTCAACACCGATTGGGTTTTGCAATCAAGAAGAGCAGGGCTATCGCCCTGCAGACAGGCGTTATTTGAATTTATAAGTGAAGCCTGCCATGACGTTCGCCGGTTCACCGTACATGTTGAATGTGGTGGTTGTGCCGACACGGTAGAAATATTCGCGGTCAAACAAGTTGTAGACGTTAAACGTCGCCTGCATATTGTCGGTGATGTCGTAGCGAATCGCGGCATCGAATAGTGCGTAACCGCCCTGATGCGTGGTCACTCCATTCTTAGTGAAGGAGTAATCGCTCACTGCGGTCATACCGCCGCCGATGTGCAGGCCTTGCACCCAGTCTGCCAGATGGTAATCAGTCCACAATGACAGTGAGTGGCGAGGAATGGCATCAAATTTGGAGTTGTGGTCGCCGGATTTTTCGTCGATATCAGTGAAGGTATAACCTGTCATCGTCATCCAGTTTTGAGTCAGGTAGCCAGTGGCTTCCAGTTCCACCCCTTTGGTTTCCACTTTACCGGTCGCCCAGTAGGTGTTGGTGATAGCGACGCCGCTGTCATCGTATGCTTGCGCAGCGATATTGTTGTCTTTCATCAGGAATACGCTGGCGCGTGTGTTCAGACGGCCATCAAGCAGTGACGATTTTACGCCCGTTTCCCACTGGTTGCCTTCACGTGGTTTGAGCATGTCGCCGTTTTCATCCTGGCTGGTTTGCGGTTTAAACACTTTTGAATAGCTCGCATACAACGCGTGCTCATCAGTCAGGTCATACACTACGCCGGCATAAGGGGTGATCTTGCCATTAAAGCTATCGGTTTCGCTGCTTTCTGCGCCAGTAGAGAGTGTCGTGGTGGTGCTTTCCAAATCGTACCAGGAAACACGAGCTCCGGTGATGACGGCCAGAGGTTCCAGCAAACGCCACGTCACTTTACCGTACAGGCCGAGTTCCGATTGCACTTCATGGACATTGCTGGTGTAGCTGTACGTTGGTGTGGAAACGCTGGTTGGATCGTAATCAAACACGTTAATCGACGCGAACTTGCGGTTGGTGTAGCTCTGTGTGTCTGATTCGTAGCGTTTGTAATCCGTACCGACGACAAACTCGCTTTGATGGCCAAGCAGGCCGAACATCTGGCTGTAGTTTGCATCAAACGCTGCGTTTTTCTGTTGGTTTGCCTGCGCACTGAACATCAGACCGGTATTGCCATCGGCATCCACCGCACCATTGGTGTAAGTCTGCTCCAGCGACATGTCGTGGTCCATATAACGCGCTGAGATCTGACCGACACCGCCATTCGGGAAAGCGTGTTGCAAGGACGCGCCGACATCAGTGGTCTTGGCGTTAAAATTGTCGTCCGCAGACCCCAAATAGGTGCTACGGCTGACGTTGAGCATTGAGCCGTCGCTGTAGGCTGGCAACCCATTGGTTGGCACAATGTCCTTGGTTTGATGCAGGACGTATACGGACAGCAAGGTGGTATCAGACAAGTCGAATTCCATGGTGCCGTAATAGGTGCCATTATCGTTGTCGTTGTAATCCACCTGGTTTTTGATATCGGCGTTCGCGACAACAAAGCGGCCACGCACGGTGCCATCTTCATTCAGTGAACCTCCCATATCTGCTTCAAGGTAATGGCGATCCCAGCTGCCGTAACGCGCCGTCACCGAACCGCTGAATTCTTCCGTTGGGCGTTTCAAAACCATGTTGATCACGCCGCCGAGTTCACTGGTGCTGTTGAACAGGCCGGATGGACCACGCATGATTTCGACGCGGTCGACCGCCGCCAGAGAAGGCAGGTTACCGTATTTGCTCTGCATCGGGGATGGCAAACCGTTCAGGTTCACTTCATCGTATTCGTAGCCGCGGGAGAAAATGGAAGAGCGGCCACTGTCGTTGACCATAGTGCGCAAGCCCGGGGTGTATTTAGCGAGATCGTCCACGGCGACAAAATTACGTTCTTCAATGTAATCGTTGGTCAGGACAGTGATCGACTGAGGAATGTCTTTCAATGCCGCGGGTGTTTTGGTGCCTACCGTAGCAGAATCAACGCTGTAGCCGCCCGTTTCTTCTGACGGCGCCATGCCGTACAGCGGGTTACCATAAACCACAACCGTTTCGTCAGCTTTGTCCTGAGATTCTTCAGCCATCGCTGGTTGAAGGGATGCGAAACCAAGGGCAACTGAAATAGCCAGCGCCACTGGATTCAATGCTTTGTTTTGAAAGACCACCATAAAGCGATTAACTCCTTAAATCTATATGATAATTATTTTCATTTGATTTTGTGGGCGTTAATATATCACTCATTATCGGGACAATATTTTGCGTTCTGTTCATTTAGTTTTTCAAAATGGTCAAAGTAGTGATGAGTAATTCAGTGGTCGGAGAGTTCAACGTTCGTCAGCGCGGTTTGTTTACCGGCAGGGTTGAAAACCTGAAAGTGCAGGACGGAGTTCTGTTCCACAATAAGGACATCGTACATAAGGCCGATTTTTCTACTCAGCGCGAGATTCCGCCGCAGTTGATCATTGCCATTCCGCTGGAGAGCAAGGCGTTAATGACCTACGGAGAAACTCATCAGCTCAAAGGGTGTCGTTTCCATAAGTCCGATCCGATCGTCGCGACGGCCATTAATTACCTCGAACCCGGATTAGTGCGCGGCGCGGCCAAAGCCTATGTGCGCAGCCGCAGTATTGTGCTTTCATTTTCAACCCATTGGCTTGATACGACGATGAATGACAAAACCCGAGAGCACTTTCAGCAGGTGCTCAGCCGTCATTTGAGTCGTTTTGACTGGTCGTTACCACCGCATATCGGCCAGATGGCGGAAGCGCTCAATCTGACCAGCAGCCAAAGTGCGGCGGAATCTCTGATGCGTGAGGCATTTGCATTGGCGGTCTGGGATAACCTGATGACGAACATCAGGCAACGGTCGTTTGTGTCGTCTTTGCGCCATGACGCCCAGTCAAACCGGCTGAAAATGTTTCTGATGGAGGAAAAAGTTGACGACATGCCGCTGACAACCATTGCCCAGGAGCTGGGAATGAGCGTTTCAACCCTGCAACGTGCGGCAAGAAAAGAGCTTGGCATGAGCCTGCAACGATACCTGCGTGAGCGTAAGCTGCAACAAGTTAAGGTAAAACTGGAAGAACGCAGTGTCACCATTCAGGAAGCGGCAGAAATAGCAGGTTATGCGCATTCAGCCAACTTTATTACTGCGTTTCGTAAGCTGTTCGGTTTTTCGCCAAATCACATGAAAAAGGGGAGGTAAAAGATAATCTTTTGCAATCGATTGCCTTAATTTAATACCCCCTAAAGTGGTAGTTTGCAGATTTTGTTGCATATCTGCTTGCGAGTGTTAAATGAATCCATATATTTGTCGCTATAGTTTATGTGGGTTTTATCACTAGTGGTGAGTAATCGTGAGCACAGAAAAGGAAGTCTCGTTTGGCCGCGACGAGATGATTATAAGTAAAACTGATCTTCAAGGCCGTTTAACCTACGCGAATCGCACTTTCATGCGCGTCGCTAATTTCTCTGAAATCCAGCTGTTGGGGCAGAA includes these proteins:
- a CDS encoding alpha/beta hydrolase gives rise to the protein MKKIITTFAALLSLSSAQSAPLNYAQLYTHHSSLLNEDRQYSVYLPQEYARYPNQHFPVLYLLDGDQRLLQVAGIVHSFRSGLTPAIPAMIIVAIHNTDRMRDYTPSHTTQLPNGESAGPSYAHTGGGPKFLQYLTQELRPDIERQFRTTAPNLLVGHSLGGLLALDSVARDKGAFQGYISIDASLWFDYPSNYQRIEHALITPLKHRSSLYIAVANNPYTPGFGRSAFHRDHLKAFAESVNAHPAANLDVTFHYYENDDHHSVYHPAVYQGLQWLFRGYQLDLSPGKLNRDQVVANYQALNSRLGSQLAPDSDYLNMVINKAKRWPQMQIDANQAQAVKDYFDSESQAEK
- a CDS encoding TonB-dependent siderophore receptor, which encodes MVVFQNKALNPVALAISVALGFASLQPAMAEESQDKADETVVVYGNPLYGMAPSEETGGYSVDSATVGTKTPAALKDIPQSITVLTNDYIEERNFVAVDDLAKYTPGLRTMVNDSGRSSIFSRGYEYDEVNLNGLPSPMQSKYGNLPSLAAVDRVEIMRGPSGLFNSTSELGGVINMVLKRPTEEFSGSVTARYGSWDRHYLEADMGGSLNEDGTVRGRFVVANADIKNQVDYNDNDNGTYYGTMEFDLSDTTLLSVYVLHQTKDIVPTNGLPAYSDGSMLNVSRSTYLGSADDNFNAKTTDVGASLQHAFPNGGVGQISARYMDHDMSLEQTYTNGAVDADGNTGLMFSAQANQQKNAAFDANYSQMFGLLGHQSEFVVGTDYKRYESDTQSYTNRKFASINVFDYDPTSVSTPTYSYTSNVHEVQSELGLYGKVTWRLLEPLAVITGARVSWYDLESTTTTLSTGAESSETDSFNGKITPYAGVVYDLTDEHALYASYSKVFKPQTSQDENGDMLKPREGNQWETGVKSSLLDGRLNTRASVFLMKDNNIAAQAYDDSGVAITNTYWATGKVETKGVELEATGYLTQNWMTMTGYTFTDIDEKSGDHNSKFDAIPRHSLSLWTDYHLADWVQGLHIGGGMTAVSDYSFTKNGVTTHQGGYALFDAAIRYDITDNMQATFNVYNLFDREYFYRVGTTTTFNMYGEPANVMAGFTYKFK
- the viaA gene encoding ATPase RavA stimulator ViaA produces the protein MLGVDGLNLALMIADSGIIDTAVSDLMGRSQVMMMAESRGVKSSVKSHLLKWRGSVKKRITRVCETERFQQELGLYQEVIHWDEETFFERIPDVVKKLEWHSAFYLPARRLLEKNKGIHNPMFAHFFCDQWYKSLSDAIRQAQILELEANKEKLLADLYQRMETIRNMDKVTESGDEASVGRLWDMAAAKLSRGDISVMKRHAEFLKKNQGLQEIAEQLGRMASDIDDPDLNRAPAEELQMVEEKSDEATDDIVGIHESDDLNKLLPNETMFLAYPELEVVFYKHLVDKRLMNYRMQGKSRTLRKVRAHRPDNKQADIEKGPFIVCVDASGSMNGFPEQCAKAMAYALMQIALAEDRDCFVMLFSTEHITYELTRQDGLREASDFLSYAFHGGTDLEPVMLKSIELMEGGRYKNADMVVISDFIAPKQDEEILAKVQLLKQKKNRFHAISLSKYGNPELMSMFDHCWHYHPNLVGRLMRKW
- a CDS encoding helix-turn-helix transcriptional regulator produces the protein MSNSVVGEFNVRQRGLFTGRVENLKVQDGVLFHNKDIVHKADFSTQREIPPQLIIAIPLESKALMTYGETHQLKGCRFHKSDPIVATAINYLEPGLVRGAAKAYVRSRSIVLSFSTHWLDTTMNDKTREHFQQVLSRHLSRFDWSLPPHIGQMAEALNLTSSQSAAESLMREAFALAVWDNLMTNIRQRSFVSSLRHDAQSNRLKMFLMEEKVDDMPLTTIAQELGMSVSTLQRAARKELGMSLQRYLRERKLQQVKVKLEERSVTIQEAAEIAGYAHSANFITAFRKLFGFSPNHMKKGR